The nucleotide window GACTATGGCTGCGTAGGCTGTTTGGTGCCCTTTGGGGGAAAGCACACCAAACAAAGTAACTTGTCAAGAGCCCGAAGGATGCAATAAAGCTTGAGCATAACAGCAGAGAACTCTAGGatcagaaaataaacaaaaaaacaaacaaataagtaagtaaataaGGAAAAGCTAGTGTTTGCCTACCACTCACAGCAGCGCAAGCAACTGAACTGCCAACATCTTAAAAGCCACCTATGATCTATGAATGACTGTCCAACAACGCAAGGGGTTGACCTACATCCCCCGCACTCCTCCTAGAAAGGATTTGGGGGGAGTTGGGGGACTCCTAGAAAGGATAGAGGGGCGAGGATAAGGGGGGGGTGAGGCGTGGggtggagtgtttgtgtttgtgtttgtgtttgtgtttgtgttttctttatGCTACCCTGTACGCGGTCATGCGGTAGTAGTTCTGGCTGTGGCTGCGTGCCGCCCACACGAGCAGGGCGGCGGCCATCATGTGCAGCGGCGAGGAGATGAGCGCCAGGTAGAGCGACCAGCCCAGGGAGGCGTCCACGCGGTCCGGCAGCACTGACACGCGGTGCAGCAGGTCCATTCCGGCCAGGTAGCAGCAGACCGTGGCCAGGGTGCAcaaggctggggggggggtaagaggaGAGAACAGTCCAAGTCAGCTTTTATTGCCGTTTCTACACATCCCCATTACCAGACTTCAcaatatatcgagggctgagaagcaaaggggcgtaagtgacattttggtcaaaattgagatatatatcacctgaaagctcttcacgagctctttctaactgacaaaattatagaagtaaaatatttatgaaaaaaaatacagttattgaacaaaaaccaaaggtctttttaactgtgaacatatagaagcagttcgatttgttttggctctcctgtaaagttggtgaaatgtcacttacgcccctttgcttctcagcctcgatatttatttatttacttttcttttgtgtgtgtgtgtgtgtgtgtatgtgtgttgggggttaGGTCAACATAGAGCACAATAAATCAAGTGGTAGAAGAAGAACTGAAACAAATCGTTCCAAATCCTTGCAAAACCCGATTTTCCAGTCATAGGCAAAAGTCCCACATCTGCTCTGGTAGCACTTTTCAGATTGGATTAGATCAGATTAGATTcaatgttattgttattgtgcagAGCACAAGTACAgaaaatgcagtttgcatctaaccagaagtgcaaaaaagcagaaaagttcTGAATGGTTCGACAGCGAaccggtgacaacgctggcgtaacgcgaATGCAAACTGGgtgttgaacttggttcaactttcaaGCGCAACGCTTAAAGTCAGTTTTAGAATCTTCAGGTATTTTAAACCAATCAAATTTGTCTAAGAACGTAACAACAAAGACTGTCTAGATACTAAGATGTCTCTAGTAACAACGTTGACTGCAGCGTAACTTAGAAACaagaatgttttggattattaCTATGGTCTGAACGTTGTGTTATGCTTgtcgctggctaatgtgatccctgccttagTGACTTGATTTTGCTGCAGGTGGCTAAAGTTAGCCAGCGGAGCTCACTGACACAGCAGGGTATCGTGCCCAATTTGGTTGATTGAACGCGTGTGCTGCATTCTGGACCAATCTGGACAGTCAAACATAACACATCAAGTTTGGTATTGTTAACTTTACAGCTATGCAAGTTGTCTAGTGCAGTGGTTCTCTGGAGAGTTGTGAGATAAAGTGAGGAACTCCACAGGCTTCTACACAGACTCATGAAGTAGGCTGGAGGGCTATTTTTAAACACATCAATGACGCAACTTCTTAATTAAAACGGTTTCAGGTCATAAAACAGTTGATATGAAGTAgtcaaataggctacagttcTATTATGCAGGACAGCCAACATAATaggtagatggatagatagatagatagatagatagatacatagatactttattgatccccaaggggaaattcaagtgagCAATGTGAGCACAGACCTATTGCTGTGGTCTCAGCACATGAGCACTGTATAGATTTTAGGATTTTAGGAATGAACACCGATGTTGTATCTATCATAATGTGTGAGATACTTCATAATCAGTAAGTCGGTGTGCCTTGGGGGATTGGTTTAATTTTGAGCTTTGGTGTGCCTTAGCCCCAAAAGGTTAAGAACCTCTGGTCTCGTGTCAACTAAGCCTCACAGACGTTGATTATCGTAGAAGGCAATATACTCACCGGCCAACAGATGGAGCACCCCAATCCCAAGTGTGGGGGCAAGACTGTGGCATAAACATGCACAGAAGCCTATTATTCCTGCCAGCACCACCAGACCCAACGACACCAGTGGAAGCAGGAACTGACACCTCCATAAGTCTGTggtacatacattcacacacaaacacacacacacacaaagagtaatTGTCAGATTTGTTTTGCTCTACAGGATTACAATGTGGTAGACATTAATTTTATGTATGCAGCACAATGAacggagtgagagggagggaatgtgtgtgtgtgtgtgtgtgtgtgtgtgtgtgtgtgtgtgtgtgtgtgtgtgtgtttgtgtgtgtgtatgagagaaagagagaggcatgcaaaaaaagagagagaaggggggaaagagagagcgagagagataatgtgcgtgtttgagtgtctgtgtgcgcctCTGGAAGACTAAGCAaattctgaacaaaaacacatttttcccCCAAATTGTCTTGCGTCATGCTGTGATAATGCAAATCCAAATCTCTCCACTGTCCGACTGAGTCCTGCTTCTGTGAGGTCAGAGAAATCTGACTGAgcaatgtgagtgtgtctgcgccTCTGCCATAAGGTGTCTGTCTATTAAGAATACCGCTGTCTGTCTATCAAGAATACCGccaactgagagagagggaaagatagatagatagatagatagattgatagagatagatagatagatagggagatagatagatagagagagagagagggggagaggagagagagagagagagagagagagagagagggagggagagagagagagagagagagagagagagagggagggagagagagagagagagagactgacaggcagggagagagacagtccAACAGAGAGTGAGCCAGATGGACCACCATACAAGTTTAATGGTGATACTAGATCTAGAAATCTAGAACAGTTCATGACTTTGGGGCAGATTGTGCATGAAGACAGGAAATGCATAAGTAACGAACCTGGAATGCCGTAGGTAGGCCTATAGGGAATAATCAAAATGCAGTAACCTACTGTGTGCAATGCCTATGTGCAATACAGTCTTTTCTGTAAATGCCGAACTCTCTGACCCTATAGTCATAGCCAACATGATAATCAGCCTGTAGTACTATAGGCAAGCATGGCATACGGGTGTAATAACCTGATTTCTGTAAGTTCATTCCATGACTAACAGTATACTTACAGGTCCGTATCATGTCCTCTCCACTGTTGTGATTCCCTGGCTCCTTGTACTTGGGTGTGAACTGTTGTGCCGGAGTGAAGCTGACACACTCCATCACCATTTTAGGATCTGACAGGGAGGGAACGTAAAAAAGGtcaagacaaaacacacacgcctgtCACGCCTGTCACACCTGCACTCACTGCCATGCACCATTAACCATGAAAACCAAAAAAATGTGATGCACCATTTGTTAAGTCAAACAACAGGAGATGCAAAGCTAGCTGCtgagaaaatgaaaaacagtGGATTAAACACTACGGGTGCCTCCAAGTTGCACACAACATCCAGTTTTAATAGCATGATCATGTTTACCTGGTTCTTTGTACCAGTGGGTTTCTGTAGGCACTTGCAAGCAGCGCCACCACAAACCAACTGTCCCGTTGAGGCGGAAGAGGGAGTCGCTGTACGTCTTTTCATCGAACTCGCCATCCATGAATTCTTCCTGAAGAGCGCGAAGCTCTGAGGCATTGGCCTCGCCGTAAACAGGCGGGCTGATATACTGGTACCAGTGCTGTGTTCCCACCGCCACGGATAGGTAAACCGTTGCAATGATGCTCAGGACGCAGGCGATCACAAGAGCTGTGGCGTAGCGATTGTCGACCATGATTGTTTTAACACCCCGGTGGATATGCTAGGCTTTAGACGGAGATAACTCAGCGAAAGCTGGCTAGCAATGAAAGTTTCTCACCAGATAAATCGCAGCCGGCTACGCAGATGCCTGAGTGTGATTTACCAACCGGAGAGATATGTTATCCGACCCGTCATGCCCATGACCTCAATTAAGTCGAATGTGTGTAGGGTATTCCCCTTTGGTGTGGAATGCCCTATTTTCCATGATATCCCTCGCTGTCTTGTTGAACATCCCGAGGATCCCATCTGTCGTCCTCCATCTGTCAGCGAACAATTCCGCCGACGGATGATCAGCAGCGTCCACCGAGGGTGTCAATACTGCTGCAATCACGACCGTAGTAGCAAAAACAATCTTACAGTGGCCAATATAGTGAACAACCAAATGTTTCGTATTCAATCGTAGACTATATCCAGATCTTTGGTCAGTATATGATAGATAGCGCAGAACGCCTTGGTTTGTATAGATTCTTTACTTGGAATGTCAATAAATCCCAATCCATGCGTATTCCTGTTCCGGAAAATGCGCAGCTAAGAGTTCTGGGTATTGAAGTCCTGggatttgttgttgttaagtTGTAGTGCAAGCTGTTTATATTTTAAGATAGGGTACTACAGGACTGCAAAATAGTCGTCCAATATCAGATTTTGCTTTTGTGCACCACATAGCCTATTCTACAATTAAGATGAGGGAAAATAAAATCAGGGAGATATAGAGTATATAGTTGCCCTAAAATCATTATATTGCTTTGTCCAGTAATACAATTAATATTTCTGACCACATAGTCCAACTATCCAAGACAACATTCTTCCAGCTTCTGGCCATCAACCTCAAAGTGCTAAATGAAATCACCAATCTACCAACTCTGCTTCACCTTTATTCTGCTTCAcacattagcctactgtagtctATATTGCATGGCCTACTTATATCACAAGTCAGTGATACTGGAAATGCACAATATTGTTATTTGCGCTCCATCTAGCATACTCCGTATAAATAGTTTGTACACTCTAACAAATAAAGGTGCTTTACTATAGTTCTTTAAATCTCTGTTCCATGGAGAGTCAAAACTCTGTGTTGCATAGACATATACATCTATGCTGtgttgaaccattacatcagCAGAAATGGTTCTTCAGAGCCTCAGATCATGGGCTAGGCATGGCATTGGCATTTTAGTTTGCCATTCATTAAATGGTTCTCTAAAGAACTGTTGTCTCAATGGTTCTTTAAAGCACTGAAAAAGGCTCTTCTATGGCACCGCTCTGAAGAACCGGTACTTGCCCCATTATTTTTCACAGTGTATTATCATCTCTGTTTCATATTTGTATTGTCTAGGCCAGTACCTACTGCAATGCTGAAGTGACACAAATGTTCTGGACCAAATTCCTTCGATGTGTCAAAGTAGTTGGCAAATTAAATCAGATTATAATCTGTTGAATTCTGCTGAGATAATCCTCAGGTTAGCCTGATATGCAACAAATTGAATTATCACACTCAAGATGTTCATTTGTTTGACCCCTGCctaaatgtatgtgtatgggtgcgtTGGTGAACCATGCCACTCACTCCAGCATTGTTTTATTTATCGTCaattatttgttcatttgtctGCTTATGTCTCGATGTCTGTCTGTGGAGTGCTTTGAGTTTGCACTTTGTGCATACAAAAATGTGCTTTAtcaataaatatgatttgacttgtaacttgacttgacattcaTGTGAAACCTCTATGTCAaagtaaatgtatttaaattGGGATAGATGACACTGAGTCAGTTTGCTAtgattaggctataggcctacaattcTTTTGAATTTGGACATAACTTGTATGTATAGGCCAGGCATAGACGTGTATTTTGAGTTTAAAGCCTGGGTTATGTTCAAATATGTAACTACAAAAAACAGACTCCAGAAGGACTAGTTCAGAAGATGGCCTCCGTGCCAACTAGGGGTGCGCAATTTGGCTAAAATATCTAATAATTGCAATTTTTCTGACAGATATTACGATGGTGATTTGCAATAGGATTTTTGAATGTCGTGTGATTGAGATGCAAAGTTGATGTGCTGTGATTGAGATAAATAGCTCATGTTGCTACTTAGACCACGAATCCACTGAGTGAGTAAACAAGGTTAGGCTTTAACATGAGACGGAACGTCCCTAAAGCATTTGGAAAATTCATAGACAACTTCTCATTCGTGTTACTCGAACAATGGTATCGAGTCAAGTTGCCTACATAACTCATCTCAAACATAATGAAGTGAATAAAAAATGCGactctggtgggactcgaacccacaacctttgaatcaCTCCGATTTAacctagaagtccaatgcgctatccattgcgccacagagccACCTGTTGAATGTGTTTGGAGTTACACAATTTGAACGTACCCATGCGTACACGCAAATCGAAAACCACCTCAGTCTGTAGATTTTTCATCATGTGTGTAAGCGAATACATTTTACCTGCAGGAGAACAGTTATGAAATCATAACTTTATATTTTGATTAGGCTACAT belongs to Sardina pilchardus chromosome 16, fSarPil1.1, whole genome shotgun sequence and includes:
- the LOC134060103 gene encoding claudin domain-containing protein 1-like; protein product: MVDNRYATALVIACVLSIIATVYLSVAVGTQHWYQYISPPVYGEANASELRALQEEFMDGEFDEKTYSDSLFRLNGTVGLWWRCLQVPTETHWYKEPDPKMVMECVSFTPAQQFTPKYKEPGNHNSGEDMIRTYLWRCQFLLPLVSLGLVVLAGIIGFCACLCHSLAPTLGIGVLHLLAALCTLATVCCYLAGMDLLHRVSVLPDRVDASLGWSLYLALISSPLHMMAAALLVWAARSHSQNYYRMTAYRVA